The following proteins are co-located in the Synchiropus splendidus isolate RoL2022-P1 chromosome 14, RoL_Sspl_1.0, whole genome shotgun sequence genome:
- the LOC128770498 gene encoding chromatin remodeling regulator CECR2, with the protein MSQGCRVSVVEVQSWWEVPAIAHFCSLFRTAFRLPDFEIEELESAISEQDLDFLGDLIACLLQGCYQRTDITPQAFSRYLDDIISYRWELEEGKPNPLREEPFENLPPRTQVELIHRLCDYRLDAADVFDLLKGLDADSLRVEPLGQDGNGALYWYFYGTRMYKEEPLNKEPENLSPQDEPADPAFLEKKSGRPFKKRKFDDSQSSSEAESEEKLDTEEDDPPPPRARCERGTWSLVCDTEEQWFSLAESIKDKTSPQDRHLYRVISQNFLPEISSMIEHKEQELKQKLLQPKPVRTAQWFADKNTNKEDNEDNLKGLTEGEKKKDDIEVERQLLLAEQRKEEERLQQEEQQREKLEKVKAVEERAKRRKMREEKAWLVSQGKELPPELLNLDPSSPVHRRRKSKQYYEIDDDYTALYKVLENLKAHKDAWPFLEPVDESYAPNYHDIIQTPMDLSTIEKKLNDGDYVSKEEFIADVKLMFENCTEYNGEDSEYTTMAESLDRCFNRALLKHLPSEEVDTDEEFHISKEDKDRKEKKRKSSSKHSGPESLIKATEQVQRKINLQKGKGGALLEEDHGRFAHQPPHRHWANGPPHHPHSLPPGQHPMQGHIGGIYAGQRPHGPPVSHMYSHRMAMDPRFAYPAHMPRHGNPHFNHMQPNYNMQHRVGNPHQYPLGPNPNHLQPAHQQQHPYMGPAHGPSLGPRPAALQPRPPPEGSMYPSQHHLENHNLNPMANRFTGPEGLHHQNYRGLRPTGMGPANMWTSMNHQERPRGMHMQDPDVVNQHNFGYGGVPPPVGQRPWPEADGYPHPSSNAHLHMSTVIGSPGPPPSQPTVIQPDPSQTRTHLASMLESPEMLALQQLSASSNPPAGYPRQLVGTIEEKGPPSRIGSIAGHLSQQLPAVAEVQLGHPAEDNKADDQQTDIQSKDAVTEKDRAAESTSGENAAHRSTVSTTGPAEGMHPTIGGSPQNLSGAEPLLRASEYHKQENGGRGDSASSCIPQPNGAISPQLNSSVTSRPGSAATNPPHDRIQSPAMISQNIPSCQNGKQQLLGNDSQITTNPKNGNDPHLSGTISCTTGPSKEVPPKAQQPSSQCATQPNISQSNSPKQPTINSYLHGMLQSATQGAHPGHPHPAPLTSLPPSHPMPQLPSQPFPADHGDQKPSEPTSRQDAEETATLHQLNVSSNNMLKSQVHQTGRYQTPQMSSSSGLEPRGPMPSNTPAMTPQDKENGVMNAYSGRKPTQQCSQTNPTRPTHQSAHPLYPNQAVPNPHSDHPTYQQQGGNTYSYSMPGHQPPQQYPNAYTPHFQQHPYYQQPQSHSKLGFPPQNWHRPPFQPRQPIPPSGYLPQPVGKGNSPSLDGCGSSVGAGALNGSGLMSPSSMSGDGLEEGRAANENNTKGFSPANHSHSDRPDSPKELLDLDSHNAAARHHSNQHSQLQRPPGFMYDPRTVHPGMLHGGMPPSHMMSQPRGVGNGTLYNTRFASAVAYPAQGPHPHLMEALQRPQQLPYSPGQSRHAMYRHPQPSGLYQGMLIEQRGLAPEHFMNPGQQMMAAQGGPNSKQGV; encoded by the exons GAGTTGGAGAGCGCCATCTCGGAGCAGGACTTGGACTTTCTTGGGGACCTTATTGCTTGTTTGTTGCAGGGATGCTACCAGCGAACAGACATAAC ACCTCAAGCATTCAGCCGGTACCTGGATGACATCATAAGCTACAGATGGGAACTTGAAGAGGGGAAACCCAACCCACTTCGAGAGGAACCCTTCGAGAACCTCCCCCCTCGCACTCAGGTGGAATTAATTCACCGCCTATGTGACTACCGTTTGGATGCTGCCGATGTCTTCGACCTGCTGAAG GGCCTGGATGCTGACAGTTTGAGAGTGGAACCACTGGGGCAGGATGGAAATGGAGCCCTCTACTGGTACTTTTATGGCACTCGAATGTACAAAGAGGAGCCGCTTAATAAAGAACCAGAGAACTTAAG CCCTCAGGATGAACCTGCTGATCCTGCTTTCTTAGAGAAGAAAAGTGGAAGACCgttcaagaaaagaaaatttgACGACTCTCAGTCCAG CAGTGAGGCGGAGAGTGAGGAGAAGTTAGATACTGAAGAGGATGATCCACCTCCTCCCAGAG cACGGTGTGAGCGAGGCACCTGGTCTCTGGTGTGTGACACAGAGGAGCAGTGGTTTAGTTTGGCTGAAAGCATTAAGGACAAGACCTCCCCGCAGGATCGTCACCTCTACCGTGTCATAAGCCAAAACTTTCTCCCCGAGATCAGCAGCATGATTGAACACAAG GAGCAGGAGTTGAAGCAAAAACTACTGCAGCCAAAACCTGTTCGCACTGCGCAATGGTTTGCTGATAAAAACACCAATAAAGAGGACAATGAG GACAATCTCAAAGGCCTGACAGAAggggagaagaaaaaagatgaCATTGAAGTGGAAAGGCAGCTTCTGCTGGCAGAGCAGCGAAAAGAAGAGGAGAGACTTCAGCAGGAGGAACAACAGAGAGAGAAGCTGGAAAAGGTTAAAGCTGTGGAAG AACGAGCAAAAAGACGCAAGATGCGAGAAGAAAAGGCTTGGCTGGTGTCTCAAGGAAAAGAACTCCCTCCTGAACTTTTGAATTTGGATCCTTCCTCACCTGTCCACCGAAGACGGAAGAGTAAACAATA CTATGAAATCGATGATGACTACACAGCTTTATACAAAG TGCTTGAAAACTTAAAAGCACATAAAGATGCCTGGCCTTTCTTGGAGCCTGTAGACGAATCATATGCACCCAACTATCATGACATCATCCAG ACACCCATGGACCTGTCCACTATCGAGAAGAAGCTCAATGATGGGGACTACGTCTCTAAAGAGGAGTTTATCGCCGACGTGAAGCTCATGTTTGAAAACTGCACTGAATACAATGGCGAGGATAGTG AGTACACTACGATGGCCGAGTCGCTGGACCGCTGTTTCAACCGTGCGCTGTTAAAACACCTGCCGTCTGAGGAGGTGGATACAGATGAAGAGTTCCACATCAGCAAAGAAGACAAAGAccggaaggaaaagaagaggaaaagcaGTAGTAAACATTCCGGGCCTGAAAGTCTCATTAAGGCCACTGAGCAGGTCCAGCGTAAAATAAATCTTCAAAAAGGCAAAGGTGGTGCTCTTTTAGAGGAAGACCACGGCAGGTTTGCGCACCAACCTCCTCACAGACACTGGGCCAAtggtcctcctcatcatcctcatagTCTTCCTCCAGGCCAGCATCCCATGCAAGGTCATATCGGGGGAATATACGCTGGACAACGG CCCCACGGTCCACCAGTTTCACACATGTACAGCCATAGAATGGCCATGGATCCTCGTTTCGCATACCCTGCTCACATGCCAAGACACGGAAATCCTCACTTCAACCACATGCAACCAAATTATAACATGCAG CATCGAGTGGGAAACCCTCATCAGTATCCACTGGGCCCTAATCCTAACCATCTACAGCCTGCTCACCAGCAGCAACACCCATACATGGGCCCTGCACATGGCCCATCTCTTGGTCCACGTCCAGCTGCCCTCCAACCAAGACCCCCTCCTGAAGGCAGCATGTACCCATCCCAGCATCATCTGGAAAACCACAACCTTAACCCAATGGCAAACAGATTCACTGGACCCGAAGGACTACATCATCAGAACTATAGAGGCTTACGGCCTACTGGTATGGGCCCGGCGAACATGTGGACTAGCATGAACCACCAGGAGAGGCCTCGAGGAATGCACATGCAGGACCCCGATGTAGTCAATCAACACAACTTTGGTTACGGCGGAGTTCCTCCTCCAGTGGGGCAGAGACCATGGCCAGAAGCTGATGGAtatcctcatccttcctctAATGCCCATTTACACATGTCCACAGTGATTGGGTCACCTGGCCCGCCTCCGTCTCAGCCCACTGTAATCCAGCCGGACCCCAGCCAGACTAGGACACACTTGGCTTCAATGCTGGAAAGCCCAGAGATGCTGGCTCTGCAGCAACTGTCCGCCTCTTCCAACCCCCCTGCTGGCTACCCTCGCCAGCTCGTGGGTACCATTGAGGAGAAGGGGCCCCCATCAAGAATTGGCAGCATCGCGGGTCACTTGTCACAGCAGCTCCCCGCCGTCGCAGAGGTTCAGCTGGGCCACCCTGCTGAAGACAATAAAGCAGACGACCAACAGACAGACATCCAGTCCAAAG acgCAGTGACGGAGAAGGACCGAGCTGCTGAAAGTACTTCCGGTGAAAACGCAGCACACAGAAGCACAGTGTCCACTACTGGCCCAGCTGAGGGAATGCACCCGACCATAGGAGGGTCACCCCAAAACTTGTCAGGAGCAGAACCCCTTCTCAGAGCCTCAGAGTATCACAAGCAGGAGAATGGTGGTCGGGGAGATTCAGCCAGTAGCTGCATCCCTCAGCCGAATGGTGCTATTTCACCACAGCTCAACTCCAGTGTTACAAGCAGACCTGGGTCAGCTGCCACTAACCCACCTCACGATCGGATTCAGAGCCCTGCAATGATTTCTCAGAACATTCCATCTTGTCAAAATGGAAAGCAGCAACTTTTAGGGAATGATTCCCAGATAACGACCAACCCGAAGAATGGAAATGATCCTCATCTATCCGGCACTATTTCTTGCACCACGGGTCCTTCAAAAGAAGTCCCCCCAAAAGCACAGCAGCCCTCTTCACAATGTGCGACCCAGCCAAATATTTCCCAAAGTAACTCTCCTAAACAGCCTACAATTAACAGTTACTTACATGGCATGCTCCAAAGCGCGACACAAGGGGCCCATCCCGGACATCCGCATCCTGCCCCTTTGACTTCGCTGCCCCCAAGTCACCCAATGCCACAGTTACCTTCTCAGCCATTCCCAGCGGACCATGGCGACCAGAAGCCCAGTGAACCTACTAGTAGACAAGATGCCGAGGAGACGGCTACTCTTCATCAGCTCAACGTATCCTCAAATAATATGCTCAAGAGTCAGGTTCACCAAACTGGACGTTATCAAACCCCACAgatgagcagcagctcaggtttGGAGCCCCGAGGACCAATGCCCAGCAATACCCCAGCTATGACGCCTCAAGACAAGGAAAATGGGGTTATGAATGCGTATAGTGGGAGAAAGCCAACCCAACAATGCAGTCAGACAAATCCAACCAGACCAACTCATCAATCAGCCCATCCCCTATATCCCAACCAGGCCGTACCAAACCCCCATTCTGATCATCCCACCTACCAGCAGCAAGGGGGCAACACTTACTCGTACTCAATGCCTGGCCATCAGCCCCCTCAGCAATACCCTAATGCATACACGCCTCACTTCCAGCAACACCCCTATTACCAACAGCCGCAGAGCCACAGTAAACTTGGCTTTCCCCCTCAAAACTGGCACCGGCCACCATTTCAACCACGCCAACCAATACCCCCCTCAGGATATTTGCCTCAGCCAGTTGGCAAAGGCAACAGCCCGTCTCTAGATGGCTGTGGGTCATCCGTGGGTGCTGGCGCTTTGAATGGCTCTGGATTGATGTCCCCGTCTTCCATGTCTGGGGACGGGCTGGAGGAAGGTAGGGCtgccaatgaaaacaacaccaaaGGTTTCTCACCCGCAAACCACAGCCACTCTGACCGCCCCGACAGCCCTAAAGAACTTTTGGACCTTGACAGTCATAATGCTGCTGCTCGCCATCACAGCAACCAGCATTCTCAACTGCAACGACCCCCTGGCTTCATGTATGACCCTCGTACTGTGCACCCTGGAATGCTACATGGAGGCATGCCGCCGTCTCACATGATGTCTCAACCACGCGGAGTTGGAAATGGAACCCTCTACAATACTCGATTCGCGAGTGCAGTTGCTTATCCCGCCCAGGGACCGCATCCGCATTTAATGGAGGCCCTTCAGCGGCCACAGCAGCTACCATACTCGCCAGGGCAGAGCCGCCACGCCATGTACCGACACCCGCAGCCAAGTGGCCTCTATCAAGGCATGTTAATTGAGCAAAGAGGTTTGGCCCCAGAACACTTCATGAATCCGGG GCAGCAGATGATGGCTGCTCAAGGAGGACCCAACAGCAAGCAGGGAGTGTGA